The following proteins come from a genomic window of Pseudomonas sp. Z8(2022):
- a CDS encoding O-antigen ligase family protein: MYKQAGVMGGQALLARWAAIGVAVLLCAPWLVPSSKVYHQLLAVLLWLPALCSLGYAAFRSHLASPDLWLYVAFAAWTLLILIVRGSEEPVSDAKVVAYVTLSLLGFLLAARAGDASVERLLIFGVLLGGVGAGLSWLHFYVLEQNPFSSRLTALGIWDTVIMAAHAVGALAVVGLAMVVGRPWRLAWLLPAGVAAIGYLAFLLSSQTRGVWLALLASLMVILVSVPRWIGLTVLFGLLLAVAAVAIYDVQMLMQRGLSYRLELWGGGLQLIAENTWFGIGFHEFKLTVPGLTNQFKHPHNLFIDTGVRLGVGGLLIFCVLWLLCLWRAWQARDSALGRALLALWLFATVSLMTDGIGLWRKPNADWLITWLPIALGLLLARRNADYASSDRPRS; the protein is encoded by the coding sequence ATGTATAAACAAGCGGGTGTGATGGGGGGGCAGGCTTTGCTGGCTCGGTGGGCGGCTATAGGAGTGGCTGTTCTTCTCTGTGCGCCGTGGCTGGTACCGAGCAGCAAGGTTTATCACCAATTGCTCGCGGTTTTGCTTTGGCTGCCAGCATTGTGCAGCTTGGGATATGCCGCGTTCAGGTCGCATTTGGCATCTCCTGACCTATGGCTATACGTCGCTTTCGCTGCCTGGACCTTGTTGATTTTGATCGTGCGGGGCAGTGAGGAGCCTGTCAGTGATGCGAAGGTTGTGGCCTACGTGACTTTGAGTTTGCTTGGTTTTTTGCTGGCAGCCAGAGCCGGTGACGCTTCTGTCGAGCGACTATTGATTTTTGGGGTGCTACTGGGCGGGGTCGGAGCGGGTCTGTCATGGCTGCATTTTTATGTGCTTGAGCAAAATCCTTTCTCGAGTCGTCTGACGGCACTGGGTATATGGGATACGGTCATCATGGCGGCTCATGCCGTCGGAGCGCTCGCTGTCGTCGGTCTGGCAATGGTGGTGGGGCGCCCGTGGCGACTTGCTTGGCTGCTGCCTGCCGGTGTGGCTGCCATAGGCTATCTGGCATTTCTGCTGTCCAGCCAGACTCGTGGTGTCTGGCTGGCATTGCTGGCATCGCTGATGGTGATTCTGGTATCGGTGCCGCGATGGATCGGGCTGACTGTCTTGTTTGGGTTGCTACTGGCGGTCGCTGCAGTCGCGATCTATGACGTGCAGATGCTGATGCAGCGCGGGCTGTCCTACCGCCTGGAACTTTGGGGCGGTGGGTTGCAGTTGATTGCCGAAAATACCTGGTTCGGTATTGGTTTTCATGAGTTCAAGCTCACCGTCCCGGGGCTTACAAATCAGTTCAAACATCCCCATAACCTTTTTATCGATACGGGTGTGCGACTGGGTGTCGGGGGGCTACTGATCTTTTGCGTACTCTGGTTGCTCTGTCTCTGGCGCGCCTGGCAAGCCAGAGACTCGGCTCTGGGGCGAGCACTGTTGGCGCTGTGGCTGTTTGCCACCGTAAGCTTGATGACTGATGGCATAGGTCTGTGGCGTAAGCCTAATGCAGACTGGCTTATTACCTGGCTGCCGATTGCCTTGGGCTTGCTTCTGGCTCGTCGGAACGCTGATTACGCTTCCTCAGACAGGCCGCGCTCATAG